The following coding sequences are from one Enterococcus sp. 4G2_DIV0659 window:
- a CDS encoding tyrosine-protein phosphatase, with amino-acid sequence MQALQVKRVEENLAIYIPDTVELPATVYYGKDCSSDIKGADSLVFKENGWQTLSDPNRDERLYFKFETKDDFFIGAERRLPLTNLYNCRDMGGYSTKDGRLTKWGNVFRSDALHQIDEEGQSYIERMDVKKIIDFRSPEEISKDPNKPISNSQTVNFNPHADVAQQASTQSVSKKDEDKIAQLEIMVKTEEGRNQLIKNRNVMIKQMEQLVVGENAIKAYKQFFNTLLQEQVTPLIFHCQGGKDRTGWAAALYLGALGVDKDQIYQDYLLTDKMNAPRNAKRMAIYKKYTDNEDVLAFLASLQQTRKDYLDGAYQTVEERYGTITNYLKEVLEIDQRQVETLRNRYLY; translated from the coding sequence ATGCAGGCACTGCAAGTCAAAAGAGTTGAGGAAAACTTAGCTATTTATATTCCTGATACAGTTGAACTTCCTGCGACTGTTTATTATGGTAAGGATTGCTCCAGCGATATAAAAGGAGCGGATTCTCTAGTATTTAAGGAGAATGGGTGGCAGACTTTATCAGATCCCAATCGTGACGAACGGCTCTATTTTAAATTTGAGACAAAGGATGATTTCTTTATAGGGGCAGAACGTCGCTTACCTTTGACAAACTTATACAACTGTCGTGATATGGGAGGTTATTCCACCAAAGATGGTCGTTTAACCAAATGGGGAAATGTTTTTCGTTCAGATGCTTTGCATCAAATTGATGAAGAAGGTCAAAGTTATATTGAACGGATGGACGTAAAAAAGATTATTGATTTTCGTTCACCTGAAGAGATTTCAAAAGACCCAAATAAACCTATTTCTAATAGCCAAACAGTTAACTTTAATCCTCATGCAGATGTTGCACAACAGGCCAGTACACAATCTGTGTCAAAAAAAGATGAAGATAAAATTGCGCAATTAGAAATAATGGTCAAAACAGAAGAAGGTCGAAATCAGTTAATCAAAAATCGAAATGTAATGATTAAACAAATGGAACAATTAGTTGTAGGAGAAAATGCGATTAAAGCGTATAAGCAATTTTTTAATACGCTTTTACAAGAACAGGTCACACCTTTGATTTTCCACTGTCAAGGAGGAAAAGACCGAACTGGATGGGCTGCAGCATTATATTTAGGCGCATTGGGTGTTGATAAAGACCAAATTTACCAAGACTACTTGTTGACAGATAAAATGAATGCACCTAGAAATGCTAAAAGAATGGCTATCTACAAAAAATACACAGATAATGAAGATGTTTTAGCTTTTCTAGCTTCTTTGCAACAAACCAGAAAAGATTATTTAGATGGTGCTTATCAGACCGTAGAAGAACGCTATGGAACAATAACAAACTATCTGAAAGAAGTATTAGAAATAGATCAAAGACAAGTAGAGACATTAAGAAATAGATATTTGTATTGA
- a CDS encoding PTS sugar transporter subunit IIC — MSEVKKSSFINGLNSFVNKFSNNTFVKSIANGMMMTLPITIVGSLTTIIGMIPGLPETVVKACSLGTSISSNLITIYVIIGISCAMAREKKGDAIASIILALASFFVLTPITSFDIGKEKPALAFELTYLGSKGIFVGMIVALVITWLFAKMVEKRITFRMPESVPTAIAKTFEAIVPAAIIFIVVIIISTIFAGTKFGNVHDFIYTNLQTPLEALGGSIWSALFIMFLSELLWFFGIHGSMVVGSVIAVLFTTQAYANMEAVAAGEVATNIINSFFLDAFKGPRALALAVILVWMSRSEKFKSIGKISFVPSIFGITEPMKFGIPMIMNAIIFIPLTLSAAVCVGIAYLATIIGFLPVISVNVPKNLPTFLSGFMAAGWQGLVVQLIQFVVVLLLYLPFMKKLDSQGVAEEKATLENK; from the coding sequence ATGTCAGAAGTGAAAAAAAGTTCTTTTATTAATGGGTTGAATAGTTTTGTCAATAAATTTTCAAATAATACATTTGTTAAAAGTATTGCTAATGGAATGATGATGACATTACCGATTACGATTGTAGGAAGTTTGACAACGATTATTGGTATGATTCCAGGTTTACCTGAAACCGTGGTGAAAGCTTGTTCTTTGGGAACGTCGATTTCTAGTAATCTGATTACCATTTATGTGATTATTGGTATTTCTTGTGCGATGGCAAGAGAGAAAAAAGGAGACGCGATTGCATCAATTATTTTGGCATTAGCTTCTTTCTTCGTTTTAACGCCAATCACGTCTTTTGATATTGGTAAAGAAAAACCAGCGCTTGCTTTTGAACTAACTTATTTAGGATCAAAAGGAATCTTTGTCGGAATGATTGTAGCGTTAGTAATAACTTGGCTTTTTGCTAAAATGGTAGAAAAAAGAATCACCTTCAGAATGCCTGAAAGTGTACCTACCGCGATTGCCAAGACGTTTGAAGCTATTGTACCAGCGGCTATTATTTTTATTGTGGTGATCATTATAAGTACGATTTTTGCTGGAACAAAATTTGGTAATGTGCATGATTTTATCTATACCAATTTACAAACACCACTTGAGGCTTTAGGCGGTTCAATTTGGTCAGCATTGTTTATTATGTTTCTGTCGGAATTATTATGGTTTTTCGGCATCCATGGAAGTATGGTTGTAGGTTCTGTGATTGCAGTGTTATTTACAACTCAAGCATATGCAAACATGGAAGCCGTAGCGGCAGGTGAAGTGGCAACCAACATTATCAATTCATTCTTCTTAGATGCTTTTAAAGGGCCTAGAGCGTTAGCCTTAGCAGTTATTTTAGTTTGGATGAGTAGAAGTGAAAAATTCAAATCGATTGGGAAAATTTCTTTTGTTCCAAGTATTTTTGGTATCACTGAGCCAATGAAATTTGGCATTCCGATGATTATGAATGCGATTATTTTCATTCCATTAACACTTTCTGCAGCTGTGTGTGTCGGTATTGCCTATCTTGCAACGATTATTGGTTTTTTACCTGTAATCAGTGTGAATGTTCCTAAAAACTTGCCAACTTTCTTATCAGGATTTATGGCGGCGGGCTGGCAAGGATTAGTTGTCCAACTGATTCAGTTTGTTGTGGTACTATTGTTGTATCTGCCATTTATGAAAAAATTAGATAGCCAAGGTGTAGCAGAGGAAAAAGCTACTCTTGAGAACAAGTAG
- a CDS encoding PadR family transcriptional regulator — translation MNTLSYILLCMLVRKPCTGYELKQYLSLFWEAHHSQIYTSLAKLLTDEYVSVENDQHHSQKKIYHLTEKGEEIVNIWIQEETKDPSQKDEFLAKMYVASILDKDTVKGLLFERKQHHLKILKQNQQKQEQIDLLKDPVEQKKNFGRFLVVQRKIRMCEEELRWCHWAEEQVEQFNKFER, via the coding sequence ATGAACACACTTAGCTATATTTTACTTTGTATGTTAGTTAGAAAACCTTGTACAGGCTATGAGTTAAAACAATACCTTAGCCTCTTCTGGGAAGCCCACCATAGTCAAATCTATACATCCTTAGCCAAATTATTAACCGACGAATATGTTTCCGTCGAAAATGATCAACATCATTCTCAAAAAAAGATTTATCATTTAACTGAGAAAGGAGAAGAAATCGTTAATATATGGATTCAAGAAGAAACAAAAGATCCTTCCCAAAAAGATGAATTTCTAGCAAAAATGTATGTTGCATCGATTTTAGACAAAGATACAGTTAAAGGACTACTATTTGAAAGAAAACAGCATCACTTAAAAATACTAAAACAAAATCAGCAAAAACAAGAACAAATCGATCTTTTAAAGGATCCAGTAGAACAGAAAAAAAATTTCGGACGTTTTCTTGTTGTTCAAAGAAAGATACGTATGTGTGAGGAAGAGCTTCGCTGGTGTCACTGGGCAGAAGAACAAGTTGAGCAATTTAACAAGTTTGAGAGATAA
- a CDS encoding sigma 54-interacting transcriptional regulator: MKRIERINALLTNYNEEKPATASEIATQLNITRANVSSDLNQLVKLGLAKKKGTKPVYFFSTAPKKKNEQNVLDEFIKKSPSLFHCGEQAKAAVLYPPNGMHILLTGETGVGKSMFAELIFNYANSKQKMKADSNFITFNCADYANNPQLLVGSIFGIIKGAYTGAEDDRVGLLEKANGGILFLDEIHRLPPEGQEMLFTFIDRGVYRKLGETNSERTAQVLLICATTEDTTSSLLQTFVRRIPMRIEIPSLIARGLEERLSLISTFFQAETKKLNTPIEVSTNTIRALLGYPCQNNVGQLKADIQLLCAKAYSQFIARQEETIKISSYELPHYIREGLYNSEERKKIWLLLPNTSTRFFLFNEEETTLFLPKDSKANDIYQIIEQKMSDMERIGLNNSQTSEIIDTTISNYYHSYKNESVVDLANLEQIVGAEIVATTNKVCEKIARLLNTYFSDNVRYGLALHLYNTIQRVKRGQTIINPRITEIKQEHTRLFEAALNCLSIIEADFSIHLPEDEAGFLALFFTTEESKKKKKAKVEVIVVAHGESTATSMATVVNKLLGEQIAVGFDMPLEEKPIVALTNIENYLSGKQQLKDVLLLVDMGSLINFSDDLEKKLTIQIRCIELVSTLHVLEASRKASLGYTLNEVFESTVNIKGLSMYKNKDISEKKQAKLYVLTLCTTGEGSAQLIKKMLISRLNLRGGACEIISLQMTDKKLLQQTIENLNQSGKIICTIGTFQLSMAAPHFSITDALDETKTEKIQSLIDYEIAFEGMRLNISSMLEYKNGEKLITSIREWVEAMAIQINPNISYEIKVGLACHIICMVDRLIQGKSVSIFPHMHVFQEKYKKEIHMVRQNSQFLETFYAITIPEDELFYITAFFMNESLI, encoded by the coding sequence ATGAAAAGAATTGAAAGAATAAACGCACTACTCACCAATTACAATGAAGAAAAGCCAGCAACTGCGAGTGAAATCGCAACACAACTAAACATTACTCGAGCAAATGTCAGTAGTGATTTAAATCAGTTAGTTAAACTAGGTTTAGCCAAAAAAAAAGGAACAAAACCCGTCTATTTTTTCTCAACTGCGCCTAAGAAAAAGAATGAGCAAAATGTTCTAGATGAATTTATCAAAAAAAGTCCTAGCCTTTTTCACTGTGGAGAACAAGCAAAGGCTGCTGTGTTATATCCGCCCAATGGTATGCACATTCTACTTACAGGTGAGACTGGTGTTGGAAAAAGTATGTTTGCTGAATTGATTTTTAACTATGCAAATTCAAAACAAAAAATGAAAGCGGATTCCAATTTTATTACGTTCAATTGTGCAGATTATGCGAATAACCCTCAATTATTAGTTGGCTCGATTTTTGGGATCATAAAAGGAGCTTACACTGGCGCTGAGGATGATCGAGTAGGTCTTTTAGAAAAGGCGAACGGCGGTATTCTTTTTTTAGACGAGATTCATCGCCTTCCACCAGAAGGTCAAGAAATGTTATTCACATTTATTGATCGAGGCGTTTATCGAAAACTTGGTGAAACGAATAGTGAAAGAACGGCACAAGTATTGCTAATTTGCGCAACAACAGAAGATACTACCTCTTCTTTATTACAAACATTCGTCCGTAGAATTCCCATGAGAATTGAGATCCCTAGTTTAATAGCGCGTGGCTTAGAGGAACGACTAAGTTTGATTTCAACCTTTTTCCAAGCTGAAACAAAAAAATTGAACACACCGATTGAAGTCTCAACTAACACGATTCGAGCACTATTAGGGTATCCATGTCAAAACAATGTTGGACAACTCAAGGCAGATATCCAATTATTATGTGCCAAAGCCTACTCACAATTTATTGCACGACAAGAAGAAACGATTAAGATTAGTAGCTATGAACTGCCTCATTACATTCGGGAAGGACTCTATAATAGCGAAGAACGCAAAAAAATATGGTTACTTCTACCGAATACAAGTACTCGATTTTTTCTCTTCAATGAAGAAGAAACGACTTTATTTTTACCTAAAGATTCAAAAGCCAACGATATCTACCAAATTATTGAACAAAAAATGAGCGATATGGAACGAATTGGACTCAATAACTCTCAAACATCTGAAATTATCGATACAACAATTTCAAATTACTATCACTCTTATAAGAATGAGTCTGTCGTTGATTTAGCGAACCTGGAACAAATTGTCGGTGCAGAAATCGTCGCTACGACAAATAAAGTATGTGAAAAAATAGCTAGATTACTAAATACCTATTTCTCTGATAATGTGCGCTATGGATTAGCGCTTCATTTATATAATACGATCCAGCGAGTCAAACGTGGGCAAACCATCATCAATCCGCGAATCACTGAAATAAAACAAGAACATACTCGACTTTTTGAAGCAGCCCTAAACTGTCTTTCGATCATTGAAGCCGATTTTAGTATTCATTTACCAGAAGATGAAGCTGGTTTTTTAGCATTGTTTTTTACAACGGAAGAAAGCAAGAAAAAAAAGAAAGCCAAAGTTGAAGTGATTGTCGTGGCTCATGGAGAATCGACTGCAACAAGCATGGCTACTGTTGTGAATAAGCTTCTAGGAGAACAAATTGCCGTAGGTTTTGACATGCCTCTTGAAGAAAAACCAATTGTGGCTTTAACAAATATCGAAAATTATCTATCAGGTAAACAGCAATTAAAAGATGTTTTATTACTCGTTGATATGGGCTCATTGATTAACTTCAGTGATGATTTAGAAAAAAAATTAACTATCCAAATTCGTTGCATCGAACTCGTCAGCACACTACATGTCTTAGAAGCAAGTAGAAAAGCCTCTCTTGGCTATACGTTAAATGAAGTATTCGAATCCACCGTTAATATCAAAGGCCTTTCTATGTACAAAAACAAAGATATCTCTGAAAAGAAACAAGCAAAATTGTATGTACTTACTCTTTGCACAACAGGTGAAGGTTCTGCACAGCTAATCAAAAAAATGCTTATATCTCGTTTGAATTTACGAGGGGGTGCTTGCGAAATTATCTCCCTGCAAATGACAGATAAAAAACTGCTACAACAGACAATTGAAAATTTGAATCAATCGGGGAAAATTATCTGTACGATCGGCACATTTCAACTTTCAATGGCTGCTCCTCATTTTTCGATCACAGATGCTTTAGATGAAACAAAAACAGAAAAAATCCAATCATTGATCGATTATGAAATTGCTTTTGAAGGTATGCGACTCAATATTTCCAGTATGCTAGAATACAAAAATGGAGAAAAATTAATTACGTCTATTCGAGAATGGGTTGAAGCAATGGCTATTCAAATCAATCCGAACATCTCCTATGAAATCAAAGTTGGGTTAGCTTGTCATATTATTTGTATGGTCGATCGACTAATCCAAGGAAAATCTGTCAGTATTTTTCCACATATGCATGTATTTCAAGAAAAATATAAAAAAGAAATACATATGGTTCGACAAAATAGTCAATTTCTAGAAACATTTTACGCAATCACTATACCTGAAGATGAATTATTTTATATTACTGCTTTTTTTATGAATGAATCGTTGATTTAA
- a CDS encoding PTS sugar transporter subunit IIB, whose translation MKITLACAGGMSTGMLVKKMQEYAVSVGIEADISACGLSELEERVVGSDIILLGPQVGYQQDDVKKEYPDIPVLVIEMMDYGMMNGEKVFKNAQEIIASK comes from the coding sequence ATGAAAATTACATTAGCATGTGCAGGTGGTATGTCAACAGGAATGTTAGTAAAAAAAATGCAAGAATACGCGGTTTCTGTGGGAATAGAGGCGGATATTTCAGCATGTGGACTTAGTGAATTAGAAGAACGGGTCGTAGGATCAGATATCATTTTATTAGGTCCCCAAGTTGGTTACCAACAAGATGACGTGAAAAAAGAATACCCTGATATTCCTGTTCTCGTAATTGAAATGATGGATTATGGCATGATGAATGGCGAAAAAGTATTTAAAAATGCACAAGAAATTATTGCATCGAAATAA
- the licT gene encoding BglG family transcription antiterminator LicT yields MEVKKVINNNIVKSLDADGHEVLVMGKGIGFKKNIGDAIDDALVEKIYTSNEDLTTNKLAQLLSNVRLEHLQVANEIIGFAKLSLGKKLNENIYLTLTDHIDYAIERYNNGLPVRNALLWEIKRFYNHEYLIGKEALTIISNRLNITLPEDEAGFIALHIVNAELDLSQVSQVSEMTKVIQKILNIVKYHYKTDLDEYTLNYERFITHLKFFVQRLFSGIELDKDKDEGFLFMLKEKYQDEYRCALKIREYISKEFDRELKEDEMIYLTIHIRRITNN; encoded by the coding sequence ATGGAAGTAAAAAAAGTAATCAACAACAATATTGTCAAGTCTCTAGATGCAGACGGTCATGAAGTATTAGTGATGGGAAAAGGTATTGGCTTTAAAAAAAATATTGGAGATGCCATTGATGACGCTCTAGTTGAAAAAATTTATACTAGCAATGAAGATTTAACAACCAATAAGTTAGCCCAGCTATTATCGAATGTTCGCTTGGAGCATTTACAAGTTGCCAATGAAATCATTGGTTTTGCTAAGCTATCTTTAGGGAAAAAGTTAAATGAGAATATCTATCTGACATTAACAGATCATATTGATTATGCAATTGAACGGTATAACAATGGATTGCCTGTTAGAAATGCTCTTCTTTGGGAGATTAAACGCTTTTACAATCATGAGTATTTGATTGGTAAAGAAGCACTGACGATTATTTCTAATCGACTGAATATAACTTTACCAGAAGATGAAGCTGGATTTATTGCATTACACATTGTCAATGCAGAATTAGACTTATCTCAAGTTAGTCAGGTTTCCGAGATGACCAAAGTGATTCAGAAAATTCTCAATATCGTTAAATATCATTACAAGACCGATCTAGATGAATATACGTTAAATTATGAGCGTTTCATTACGCATTTAAAGTTTTTCGTTCAACGTCTATTCAGTGGAATCGAGCTGGATAAAGACAAAGATGAAGGCTTCTTGTTTATGTTAAAAGAAAAGTATCAAGATGAATACCGTTGTGCATTGAAAATACGTGAGTATATAAGTAAAGAATTTGACCGTGAGTTAAAAGAAGATGAAATGATTTATCTCACGATTCATATCAGACGAATAACAAACAATTAA
- a CDS encoding MFS transporter, which produces MEETEFLEKETKRVIEKSGLRSAYAVAFTCMIAFMGIGLVDPILKTIAQQLNATPAQTTLLFTSYMLVTGIMMLFTGFISSRIGAKKTLIFGLAIIIIFSCLAGFSQTIDGLIYLRAGWGLGNALFISTALSAIVGVLAGQTEKAIIMYEASMGLGMSIGPLLGGVLGSVSWRLPFFGVATLMLIATLAIGFLLTPIAKPKKKVELLAGLKALANHKLRSIGTIALLYNFGFFTLLAYAPFLLEGFSEMQIGFVFFGWGALLAVASVFIAPVLEKIINTYRTILFALFFFLVCLLFIGVNAHTPELVALGVILAGFFQGLINTLLTTIAMEIPDIERSVASSSYSFIRFFGGAIAPFIAGKLAEVWNTSVPFYFAGFMVLVGLLFVFVHNQYFATEEEYETI; this is translated from the coding sequence ATGGAAGAAACAGAATTTTTGGAAAAAGAAACAAAACGAGTAATAGAAAAGAGTGGTCTTCGATCAGCTTATGCAGTTGCCTTTACGTGTATGATCGCGTTTATGGGAATTGGTTTAGTTGATCCTATTTTGAAGACAATTGCTCAACAATTAAATGCAACACCTGCTCAAACAACGCTATTGTTTACGAGTTATATGTTAGTAACAGGTATAATGATGTTGTTTACAGGATTTATATCTAGTCGTATAGGGGCGAAAAAAACATTAATTTTTGGACTTGCTATTATTATAATTTTTTCTTGTTTAGCTGGTTTTTCACAAACGATTGATGGGTTGATTTATTTACGTGCAGGTTGGGGATTAGGGAATGCGCTATTTATTTCGACAGCTTTATCTGCTATTGTCGGTGTTTTGGCAGGACAAACAGAAAAGGCGATTATTATGTATGAAGCGTCCATGGGGCTTGGGATGTCTATAGGTCCGTTACTTGGAGGCGTATTGGGGAGTGTATCATGGCGTTTGCCATTCTTTGGTGTTGCTACATTGATGCTTATTGCAACATTAGCGATTGGGTTCTTGTTAACACCGATTGCTAAGCCGAAAAAGAAGGTTGAGCTTTTAGCTGGGTTAAAAGCTTTAGCCAATCATAAATTACGTTCAATTGGAACAATTGCTCTGTTGTATAATTTTGGTTTCTTTACGTTATTAGCCTACGCTCCTTTTTTACTTGAGGGTTTTTCTGAAATGCAGATTGGTTTTGTGTTTTTTGGCTGGGGGGCTTTACTTGCAGTCGCATCTGTTTTTATTGCTCCTGTGCTGGAAAAAATTATTAACACTTATCGTACGATTTTATTCGCGTTATTTTTCTTTTTAGTGTGTTTACTTTTTATTGGAGTCAATGCACATACTCCTGAATTGGTCGCTTTAGGTGTTATCCTAGCAGGTTTTTTCCAAGGTCTGATCAATACGCTTTTAACAACAATTGCGATGGAAATACCTGATATCGAAAGAAGTGTCGCATCATCTTCTTATAGTTTTATACGCTTTTTTGGAGGAGCAATAGCACCGTTTATTGCTGGGAAACTAGCAGAAGTTTGGAACACAAGTGTGCCCTTTTATTTTGCAGGATTTATGGTACTTGTAGGATTGTTGTTTGTATTCGTACACAATCAATATTTCGCAACAGAAGAAGAGTATGAAACAATTTAG
- a CDS encoding PTS lactose/cellobiose transporter subunit IIA: protein MISETDVMQIIVYAGNAKSLAMNAIKEAKTGEIAKAQNMLEESKSNLKIAHQHHTDILQQFATNPDEPTNMFLTHAQDHMMAAITATDFTKEFIDLHEELQQLRRLMK from the coding sequence ATGATTTCAGAAACGGATGTCATGCAAATTATTGTGTATGCGGGTAATGCCAAGTCACTTGCCATGAATGCCATTAAAGAGGCAAAAACAGGAGAGATAGCCAAAGCTCAAAATATGTTGGAGGAAAGTAAAAGTAATTTAAAAATTGCCCATCAACATCACACGGATATTTTGCAACAATTTGCAACTAATCCGGATGAGCCTACAAATATGTTTTTGACCCATGCTCAAGATCATATGATGGCGGCAATTACAGCAACAGATTTTACGAAAGAATTTATCGATCTGCATGAGGAGTTACAGCAATTACGCAGATTGATGAAATAA